The proteins below are encoded in one region of Bacillus vallismortis:
- the copA gene encoding copper-exporting P-type ATPase CopA codes for MSEQKEIAMQVAGMTCAACASRIEKGLKRMPGVTDANVNLATETSNITFDPAETGPAAIQDKIEKLGYHVITEKAEFGIEGMTCAACANRIEKRLNKIEGVTNAPVNFALETVTVEYNSKEASVGDLKEAVDKLGYKLKPKGDEERDSAASKKKEERKQTTRLIFSAILSFPLLWAMVSHFTFTSFIWVPDLFLNPWMQFALATPVQFLIGWPFYMGAYKALKNKSANMDVLVALGTTAAYAYSLYITIQSIGSHGHTAGLYYETSAILLTLILLGKLFETKAKGRSSDAIKKLMKLQAKTATVVRDGQERIIPIDEVLANDIVYVKPGERIPVDGEVVEGRSAVDESMITGESLPVDKHPGDSVTGATVNSNGFLKIKAVNVGKDTALSHIIKIVEEAQGSKAPIQRLADQISGIFVPIVLGIAVLTFLIWYLWAAPGDFGDAISKFIAVLVIACPCALGLATPTSIMAGSGRAAEFGILFKGGEHLEKTHRLDTIVLDKTGTVTNGKPQLTDAIPFGRFAETDLLRFAAAAETGSEHPLGEAIVAGVKEKGLEIPKLTSFEAKIGAGILAEAGGKTILVGTRKLMESEKIEHGAFLSQMEELEAEGKTVMLVSIDGEPAGLVAVADTIKDTSREAVARLKALGLDVIMMTGDNRRTAEAIAKEAGITSVIAEVLPEQKAAEIARLQKEGHQTAMVGDGINDAPALATADIGMAIGTGTDIAMETADITLIRGDLNSIADAIRMSRLTMKNIKQNLFWALGYNSLGIPIAALGFLAPWIAGAAMAFSSVSVVLNALRLQKVK; via the coding sequence TTGAGTGAACAAAAGGAAATCGCGATGCAGGTAGCTGGGATGACCTGTGCGGCATGCGCATCGAGAATTGAAAAAGGCCTCAAGCGGATGCCGGGTGTCACGGATGCCAACGTCAATTTGGCAACGGAAACATCAAATATCACCTTCGATCCCGCTGAAACAGGGCCTGCAGCGATTCAGGATAAAATAGAAAAACTGGGCTATCACGTCATAACAGAAAAAGCTGAATTCGGTATTGAAGGCATGACCTGTGCGGCCTGCGCCAATCGGATTGAAAAGCGGCTTAACAAAATAGAAGGCGTCACAAATGCTCCTGTAAACTTTGCTTTAGAAACGGTTACAGTCGAGTACAATTCAAAAGAAGCGTCTGTCGGCGATTTGAAAGAAGCCGTAGATAAGCTGGGATATAAGCTTAAGCCGAAGGGCGATGAGGAACGGGATTCCGCAGCCTCTAAAAAGAAAGAGGAACGGAAGCAAACGACGAGACTGATCTTTTCAGCGATTCTGTCGTTTCCGCTTCTTTGGGCGATGGTGAGCCATTTTACGTTTACCTCGTTCATTTGGGTGCCGGATCTATTCCTCAATCCGTGGATGCAGTTTGCGCTGGCGACACCAGTTCAGTTTCTGATCGGCTGGCCGTTTTATATGGGTGCGTATAAGGCGCTCAAAAATAAAAGCGCCAATATGGATGTTTTAGTCGCGCTCGGGACAACGGCTGCTTACGCTTACAGCCTTTATATTACGATCCAAAGCATCGGCTCACATGGCCATACAGCCGGCCTTTACTATGAAACAAGCGCGATATTGCTGACGCTGATTTTATTAGGGAAGCTGTTTGAAACAAAAGCAAAAGGCCGTTCTTCGGATGCCATTAAAAAGCTGATGAAGCTCCAAGCGAAAACAGCAACTGTCGTAAGAGACGGACAGGAGCGAATCATTCCGATAGATGAAGTGCTGGCAAACGACATTGTTTATGTCAAACCGGGCGAACGGATTCCTGTCGACGGAGAAGTAGTGGAAGGCCGGTCGGCTGTAGATGAATCGATGATTACAGGAGAAAGCCTTCCTGTTGATAAACATCCGGGTGACAGCGTGACAGGCGCAACCGTTAACTCAAACGGATTCCTGAAAATCAAAGCTGTCAACGTCGGAAAGGATACTGCCCTTTCTCATATCATCAAAATTGTCGAGGAAGCACAAGGGTCAAAAGCGCCGATCCAGCGTCTCGCTGATCAGATCTCCGGCATTTTTGTGCCCATTGTATTGGGGATTGCCGTACTCACTTTCCTGATTTGGTATCTTTGGGCGGCTCCCGGTGATTTTGGTGACGCGATCAGCAAGTTCATTGCGGTTCTCGTCATTGCCTGTCCTTGCGCTCTCGGCCTCGCCACTCCGACGAGCATTATGGCTGGATCTGGCCGCGCGGCTGAATTCGGGATTCTCTTTAAAGGCGGAGAGCATTTAGAAAAAACCCATCGTTTAGATACGATTGTTCTTGATAAAACCGGAACTGTCACAAACGGGAAGCCGCAGCTGACAGATGCCATTCCATTCGGCCGTTTTGCAGAAACAGACCTGCTTCGATTTGCGGCGGCAGCCGAAACGGGCTCGGAGCATCCGCTCGGCGAAGCAATTGTTGCCGGCGTGAAAGAAAAAGGGCTTGAGATACCGAAGCTGACCAGCTTTGAAGCAAAAATCGGCGCAGGCATTTTAGCTGAAGCCGGAGGCAAGACCATTCTCGTTGGCACAAGAAAGTTAATGGAGAGCGAAAAAATCGAGCATGGAGCTTTCCTTTCCCAAATGGAAGAGCTAGAGGCAGAAGGGAAAACGGTTATGCTTGTCTCTATTGATGGTGAACCAGCGGGGCTTGTGGCTGTTGCCGATACGATAAAAGACACGTCACGAGAGGCAGTGGCCCGTCTGAAAGCGTTGGGTCTGGATGTCATTATGATGACAGGAGATAATCGCAGAACCGCAGAAGCCATCGCGAAGGAAGCGGGAATTACGAGTGTCATTGCGGAAGTTCTTCCTGAACAAAAGGCGGCGGAAATCGCCCGCCTGCAAAAAGAAGGCCACCAGACGGCCATGGTAGGTGACGGAATTAACGATGCGCCGGCGCTTGCCACAGCTGACATCGGCATGGCGATTGGAACCGGCACGGATATCGCCATGGAAACAGCGGACATTACGCTGATTCGCGGCGATCTGAACAGCATTGCCGACGCAATCCGCATGAGCAGATTGACAATGAAAAACATTAAACAAAACTTATTCTGGGCGCTTGGCTATAACAGCCTCGGCATCCCAATCGCAGCACTTGGATTTTTAGCACCATGGATCGCGGGAGCAGCAATGGCATTCAGCTCCGTTTCCGTAGTTCTGAACGCTCTTCGTCTGCAGAAAGTAAAATGA